A genomic segment from Peromyscus maniculatus bairdii isolate BWxNUB_F1_BW_parent chromosome 11, HU_Pman_BW_mat_3.1, whole genome shotgun sequence encodes:
- the Glul gene encoding glutamine synthetase isoform X1, whose amino-acid sequence MESQGPGVARGLRSGDTGPGGGSSGARCLPRSPHSPPGLCPRGVWPPGRGLEVNAGPRVGAPTFRTFQWERAALKVDYPNSSGGGKRGSSPSRKSSKKPSIDDEEDGDSRSSESPANCFGFVAYSVNSGEKSRVKVKSHQPPYSSTSPSERSGSPTPSPSPRKQRCLDQRDIEAEERHEHSSRKRRSREGNPTSTYNSLWLGTPSTMATSASSHLNKGIKQMYMSLPQGEKVQAMYIWVDGTGEGLRCKTRTLDCEPKCVEELPEWNFDGSSTFQSEGSNSDMYLTPVAMFRDPFRKEPNKLVFCEVFKYNRKPAETNLRHTCKRIMDMVSSQHPWFGMEQEYTLMGTDGHPFGWPSNGFPGPQGPYYCGVGADKAYGRDIVEAHYRACLYAGVKITGTNAEVMPAQWEFQIGPCEGIRMGDHLWVARFILHRVCEDFGVIATFDPKPIPGNWNGAGCHTNFSTKAMREENGLKYIEEAIEKLSKRHQYHIRAYDPKGGLDNARRLTGFHETSNINDFSAGVANRSASIRIPRTVGQEKRGYFEDRRPSANCDPFAVTEAIIRTCLLNETGDEPFQYKN is encoded by the exons ATGGAGAGCCAGGGCCCCGGAGTGGCCCGAGGGCTCCGCAGTGGAGACACCGGGCCGGGCGGAGGCAGCAGCGGCGCGCGGTGCCTCCCGCGGTCGCCCCACTCTCCACCCGGCCTCTGCCCTCGCGGGGTATGGCCCCCTGGGAGAGGCCTTGAGGTCAACGCGGGCCCGAGGGTCGGGGCTCCGACTTTCCGGACATTTCAGTGGGAAAGGGCTGCTCTCAAAGTGGATTACCCCAACTCCTCCGGGGGCGGGAAGCGGGGATCCTCCCCCAGCCGCAAATCCTCTAAGAAACCCTCTATAGATGATGAAGAAGATGGAGATTCTCGGTCCTCAGAGTCCCCTGCCAATTGCTTCGGCTTCGTTGCCTACTCTGTGAACTCCGGAGAGAAATCACGGGTTAAGGTTAAATCCCACCAGCCTCCTTATTCCAGCACCTCCCCTTCCGAACGCTCTGGGTCCCCCACTCCATCGCCCTCGCCCAGAAAGCAACGTTGCTTGGACCAGCGAGATATCGAGGCTGAGGAGAGGCACGAACACAGCTCTAGAAAGAGGAGGTCTAGAGAGGGCAACCCCACAAGTACATATAATTCTCTGTGGCTAGG AACACCTTCCACCATGGCCACCTCAGCAAGTTCCCACTTGAACAAGGGCATCAAGCAAATGTACATGTCCCTGCCCCAGGGTGAGAAAGTGCAAGCCATGTATATCTGGGTGGACGGTACCGGAGAAGGACTGCGTTGTAAGACCCGCACCCTGGACTGTGAGCCCAAGTGTGTCGAAG AGTTACCTGAGTGGAATTTTGATGGATCTAGTACCTTTCAGTCCGAAGGCTCCAACAGTGACATGTATCTCACCCCTGTTGCCATGTTCCGGGACCCCTTCCGCAAAGAGCCCAACAAGTTGGTGTTCTGTGAGGTGTTCAAGTACAACCGGAAGCCTGCAG AGACCAACTTACGGCACACCTGTAAACGGATAATGGACATGGTGAGCAGCCAGCACCCCTGGTTTGGAATGGAACAGGAATACACTCTCATGGGAACAGACGGGCACCCTTTTGGCTGGCCTTCCAATGGCTTCCCTGGGCCCCAAG GTCCATATTACTGTGGCGTGGGAGCAGACAAAGCCTATGGCAGGGATATCGTGGAGGCTCACTACCGGGCCTGCTTGTACGCTGGAGTCAAGATTACAGGAACAAATGCTGAGGTCATGCCTGCCCAG TGGGAATTCCAGATAGGACCGTGTGAAGGAATCCGCATGGGAGATCATCTCTGGGTGGCCCGGTTCATCTTGCATCGAGTATGTGAAGACTTTGGGGTGATAGCAACCTTTGACCCCAAGCCCATTCCCGGGAACTGGAATGGTGCAGGCTGCCATACCAACTTCAGCACCAAGGCCATGCGGGAGGAGAACGGTCTGAA GTACATTGAGGAGGCCATTGAGAAACTGAGCAAGCGGCACCAGTACCACATTCGCGCCTACGACCCCAAGGGGGGCCTGGACAACGCCCGGCGTCTGACCGGATTCCACGAAACCTCCAACATCAACGACTTTTCGGCCGGCGTGGCCAACCGCAGCGCCAGCATCCGCATCCCCCGGACTGTCGGCCAGGAGAAGAGGGGTTACTTTGAAGACCGCCGTCCTTCCGCCAACTGTGACCCGTTTGCCGTGACAGAAGCCATCATCCGCACATGCCTTCTCAACGAGACCGGCGACGAGCCCTTCCAGTACAAGAACTGA
- the Glul gene encoding glutamine synthetase isoform X2: MATSASSHLNKGIKQMYMSLPQGEKVQAMYIWVDGTGEGLRCKTRTLDCEPKCVEELPEWNFDGSSTFQSEGSNSDMYLTPVAMFRDPFRKEPNKLVFCEVFKYNRKPAETNLRHTCKRIMDMVSSQHPWFGMEQEYTLMGTDGHPFGWPSNGFPGPQGPYYCGVGADKAYGRDIVEAHYRACLYAGVKITGTNAEVMPAQWEFQIGPCEGIRMGDHLWVARFILHRVCEDFGVIATFDPKPIPGNWNGAGCHTNFSTKAMREENGLKYIEEAIEKLSKRHQYHIRAYDPKGGLDNARRLTGFHETSNINDFSAGVANRSASIRIPRTVGQEKRGYFEDRRPSANCDPFAVTEAIIRTCLLNETGDEPFQYKN, from the exons ATGGCCACCTCAGCAAGTTCCCACTTGAACAAGGGCATCAAGCAAATGTACATGTCCCTGCCCCAGGGTGAGAAAGTGCAAGCCATGTATATCTGGGTGGACGGTACCGGAGAAGGACTGCGTTGTAAGACCCGCACCCTGGACTGTGAGCCCAAGTGTGTCGAAG AGTTACCTGAGTGGAATTTTGATGGATCTAGTACCTTTCAGTCCGAAGGCTCCAACAGTGACATGTATCTCACCCCTGTTGCCATGTTCCGGGACCCCTTCCGCAAAGAGCCCAACAAGTTGGTGTTCTGTGAGGTGTTCAAGTACAACCGGAAGCCTGCAG AGACCAACTTACGGCACACCTGTAAACGGATAATGGACATGGTGAGCAGCCAGCACCCCTGGTTTGGAATGGAACAGGAATACACTCTCATGGGAACAGACGGGCACCCTTTTGGCTGGCCTTCCAATGGCTTCCCTGGGCCCCAAG GTCCATATTACTGTGGCGTGGGAGCAGACAAAGCCTATGGCAGGGATATCGTGGAGGCTCACTACCGGGCCTGCTTGTACGCTGGAGTCAAGATTACAGGAACAAATGCTGAGGTCATGCCTGCCCAG TGGGAATTCCAGATAGGACCGTGTGAAGGAATCCGCATGGGAGATCATCTCTGGGTGGCCCGGTTCATCTTGCATCGAGTATGTGAAGACTTTGGGGTGATAGCAACCTTTGACCCCAAGCCCATTCCCGGGAACTGGAATGGTGCAGGCTGCCATACCAACTTCAGCACCAAGGCCATGCGGGAGGAGAACGGTCTGAA GTACATTGAGGAGGCCATTGAGAAACTGAGCAAGCGGCACCAGTACCACATTCGCGCCTACGACCCCAAGGGGGGCCTGGACAACGCCCGGCGTCTGACCGGATTCCACGAAACCTCCAACATCAACGACTTTTCGGCCGGCGTGGCCAACCGCAGCGCCAGCATCCGCATCCCCCGGACTGTCGGCCAGGAGAAGAGGGGTTACTTTGAAGACCGCCGTCCTTCCGCCAACTGTGACCCGTTTGCCGTGACAGAAGCCATCATCCGCACATGCCTTCTCAACGAGACCGGCGACGAGCCCTTCCAGTACAAGAACTGA